TCGATTTCGGTGGAAGTCCGATCTGTCAATAGCCGGTATCTGGATACTAATCTTCGGGTGCCTGACGAAATTGCGGTATACGAGAATAAGGTAAAAAAGCGGATCCAGGAGTACTTTGAACGAGGGCAGGTTTCTGTCAAGGTTACGCTGAACGGGACCGAGGATAAACTCACCCAATTGACTATCAACAAGGATCTCCTGAACAGCTACAACCGACTGATACAAGATATTCGGGAAGAACTGGACCTCGACGATAAACCGAGTGTGAGCGATTACCTGAATATTCCGGATCTCATTAGTTATGAGCAGACTCTTCCGGATGAGTCCGAGGTGCTGGAAAATGTTTTGAGTGTCCTGAATGGCGCTCTGGAAGATCTTCAGGAAATGCGGCGCAAGGAAGGGGAATCGCTCCATGATGATATGCTGAACCGGCTGAACTGGCTTGAGGAAGCGATGGAACAAATTATGGCTGAATCTCAGGATAATAGCCAGTTAGCCAAGGAGTCTCTGGAAACCCGTATTGATGAATTACTGGATTCGGTGCCGGTAAACGAAGACCGCCTGGCCCAGGAAATTGCCTACATTGCAGACAAGGTAGATATTACCGAGGAAACGGTGCGATTCAGTAGCCATGTGAAGCAGTTCAAAGAATTACTCGATGTTAAGGGAAGTGTCGGAAAAAAACTGAATTTTCTGCTCCAGGAGATGAACCGGGAAGTTAATACCATGGGAGCAAAGGCGAATAATTCCGTGATTTC
The Candidatus Neomarinimicrobiota bacterium genome window above contains:
- a CDS encoding YicC family protein encodes the protein MVYSMTGYGRNEQEFESYSISVEVRSVNSRYLDTNLRVPDEIAVYENKVKKRIQEYFERGQVSVKVTLNGTEDKLTQLTINKDLLNSYNRLIQDIREELDLDDKPSVSDYLNIPDLISYEQTLPDESEVLENVLSVLNGALEDLQEMRRKEGESLHDDMLNRLNWLEEAMEQIMAESQDNSQLAKESLETRIDELLDSVPVNEDRLAQEIAYIADKVDITEETVRFSSHVKQFKELLDVKGSVGKKLNFLLQEMNREVNTMGAKANNSVISHTVVDCKNEVEKLREQVQNVE